In a genomic window of Nocardia fluminea:
- a CDS encoding Mrp/NBP35 family ATP-binding protein, producing the protein MSVIMEADVRAALAKVDDPEIRKPITELGMVKSIAIADSGDVHIEIYLTTSGCPLRTEIIQRVTKAVADVNGAGAVTVDLDVMSDEQRTELRKSLRGDSAEPVIPFAQPGSLTRVYAVASGKGGVGKSSVTANLAVALAQRGLSVGVLDADIYGHSIPRMLGSDAKPTQVERMIMPPVAHDVKMISIAQFTQGNTPVVWRGPMLHRALQQFLADVFWGDLDVLLLDLPPGTGDVAISIAQLIPSAEILVVTTPQIAAAEVAERAGAIALQTRQRIAGVVENMSWLDLPDGSRMELYGSGGGQVVADRLTRAVGSNVPLLGQIPIEQALREGGDEGNPIVLSDPENPAAVALRGVADKLAVRKRGLAGMSLGIDTTRHL; encoded by the coding sequence ATGTCAGTGATTATGGAAGCGGATGTGCGGGCGGCGCTCGCGAAGGTCGACGACCCGGAGATCCGCAAACCGATCACCGAGTTGGGGATGGTCAAGTCCATCGCCATCGCCGACAGCGGTGATGTGCACATCGAGATCTACCTGACCACCTCCGGGTGCCCGTTGCGGACCGAGATCATTCAGCGGGTCACCAAGGCCGTCGCCGATGTCAACGGCGCGGGAGCGGTGACCGTCGATCTCGATGTGATGAGCGATGAGCAGCGCACCGAGCTGCGCAAGTCGCTGCGCGGAGATTCGGCCGAGCCGGTCATCCCGTTCGCCCAGCCCGGTTCGCTGACCCGCGTCTACGCGGTGGCCTCCGGCAAGGGTGGCGTCGGCAAGTCCAGCGTCACCGCCAACCTCGCCGTGGCGCTGGCCCAGCGCGGGCTGTCGGTCGGTGTGCTCGACGCCGATATCTACGGCCACTCCATCCCGCGCATGCTCGGCTCCGACGCCAAGCCCACCCAGGTCGAGCGGATGATCATGCCGCCGGTCGCGCACGACGTGAAGATGATCTCGATCGCGCAGTTCACCCAGGGCAACACACCCGTGGTGTGGCGTGGCCCGATGCTGCACCGCGCGCTGCAGCAGTTCCTCGCCGACGTGTTCTGGGGCGACCTGGACGTGCTGCTGCTCGACCTGCCGCCCGGCACCGGCGACGTCGCGATCTCCATCGCCCAGCTCATCCCCAGCGCCGAGATCCTGGTCGTCACCACCCCGCAGATCGCCGCCGCCGAGGTGGCCGAGCGCGCGGGCGCGATCGCCCTGCAGACCCGACAGCGCATCGCCGGTGTCGTGGAGAACATGTCCTGGCTCGACCTGCCCGACGGCTCCCGGATGGAGCTCTACGGCTCCGGTGGTGGCCAGGTCGTCGCCGACCGCCTCACCCGCGCCGTCGGCTCGAATGTGCCGCTGCTCGGCCAGATCCCGATCGAGCAGGCCCTGCGCGAGGGCGGCGACGAGGGCAACCCGATCGTGCTCTCCGACCCGGAGAATCCGGCCGCTGTCGCCCTGCGCGGCGTCGCCGACAAACTGGCCGTCCGCAAGCGCGGGTTGGCGGGCATGTCCCTCGGGATCGATACCACCCGTCATCTCTGA
- a CDS encoding lytic transglycosylase domain-containing protein — translation MGRHRKQPATTVRRSSLIALTGLVPAGLVAVTAAATEATPATNAAVEHDLLPGAEPDARADLVASPLADVAEIAHAEARLSPSAAPVVKTVALSDDRASADMPAGPLGIPGIAVAAYQTAEQQLAVENPECGMSWSLLAGIGRVESTHAYGKADAQGNPIKAVYGPVLDGSLSGNNVIHDSDGGELDGLGSYDRAIGPMQFLPETWHRYAADGNADGIADPQNLFDAALTAGRYLCDGGLNMRDLSQQSKAILRYNNSMAYVANVMAWSGSYSSGLAPKPQDLPRIH, via the coding sequence GTGGGTCGTCATCGGAAACAGCCTGCTACGACGGTTCGCCGTAGCTCGCTCATCGCACTGACCGGATTGGTCCCCGCTGGATTGGTAGCCGTGACCGCGGCCGCCACCGAGGCGACCCCGGCAACCAACGCAGCTGTCGAGCACGACCTGCTGCCCGGCGCCGAGCCGGACGCGAGGGCCGATCTGGTCGCATCGCCGCTGGCCGACGTCGCCGAGATCGCCCACGCGGAAGCGCGCCTGTCGCCCTCGGCCGCGCCGGTCGTGAAAACCGTTGCGCTGTCGGACGATCGCGCGTCCGCCGATATGCCGGCGGGCCCGCTCGGCATTCCGGGCATCGCCGTCGCCGCCTATCAGACCGCCGAACAGCAACTGGCCGTGGAGAATCCGGAGTGCGGGATGTCCTGGTCGCTGCTGGCGGGCATCGGCCGTGTCGAATCCACCCACGCCTACGGCAAGGCCGACGCCCAGGGCAATCCGATCAAGGCGGTCTACGGACCCGTCCTCGACGGCAGCCTGTCCGGCAACAATGTCATCCACGACAGCGACGGCGGCGAGCTCGACGGCCTCGGCAGCTACGACCGCGCCATCGGCCCCATGCAGTTCCTGCCCGAAACCTGGCACCGCTACGCCGCCGACGGCAACGCCGACGGCATCGCCGACCCCCAGAACCTCTTCGACGCGGCCCTCACCGCGGGTCGCTACCTGTGCGACGGCGGCCTGAACATGCGCGACCTCTCCCAGCAGTCCAAGGCGATCCTGCGCTACAACAACTCGATGGCCTACGTCGCCAACGTGATGGCCTGGTCGGGTTCCTACTCCAGCGGCCTCGCCCCCAAGCCCCAGGACCTCCCCCGAATCCACTAG
- a CDS encoding lytic transglycosylase domain-containing protein yields the protein MRISAPITMSALVVAGLVASGSGVHTSDPSTAPTAPEALLAATASTAEDTPETDPSEIVGLLPVAQEAPRRLRALNANTAAPFAGTVPLQSISLPTGSGALGIPEIVLAAYRNAELAMETAQPGCGLTWNLLAGIGRIESGHASSGRTDPAGTTTTPIFGPALDGTLPGNEVIKEADGGFVRALGPMQFLPSTWAHYAADGNGDGASDPHNVFDAALAAGKYLCSGGMNLREAAQELRAVLRYNNSMSYAANVLSWSAAYRTGGAPSQVAISPEIIPPGSGPLVAPNVLAASTTTPSPTTTPTPTTPKVTTPTQVMITLPGLPPIPCGIFCPAPVAPPETCVSEPLPAQMPDPLVPGQPQAGKPAEQTFGAAAPKDPAAPEQPVVEPAVCTPEVVAPAPAPAPNTPEKTPEPGVAPAEEPAPAEPAPVAPTQQPGITLPFGIVIPLPPAPAPAP from the coding sequence GTGCGTATTTCTGCTCCGATAACGATGTCGGCCCTTGTAGTCGCAGGTCTTGTCGCCTCCGGGTCCGGGGTGCACACCAGCGACCCGAGCACGGCGCCGACCGCACCGGAGGCGCTGCTGGCCGCCACGGCGAGCACCGCCGAGGACACACCGGAAACCGATCCGTCCGAGATCGTCGGCCTGCTGCCGGTCGCGCAGGAGGCGCCGCGCCGGTTGCGCGCGCTCAACGCCAACACCGCCGCGCCCTTCGCGGGAACCGTGCCGCTGCAGAGCATTTCGCTGCCCACCGGCAGCGGCGCGCTCGGCATCCCGGAGATCGTGCTCGCCGCCTACCGCAACGCCGAGCTGGCCATGGAAACCGCGCAGCCCGGCTGCGGGCTCACCTGGAATCTGCTCGCGGGCATCGGCCGGATCGAATCCGGGCACGCCAGCAGCGGCCGCACCGACCCCGCCGGTACGACGACGACACCGATCTTCGGACCCGCGCTCGACGGCACCCTGCCCGGCAACGAGGTGATCAAGGAAGCCGACGGCGGTTTCGTGCGGGCCCTCGGTCCCATGCAGTTCCTGCCGAGCACCTGGGCGCACTACGCCGCCGACGGCAACGGCGACGGCGCCTCGGACCCGCACAATGTCTTCGACGCCGCGCTCGCCGCGGGCAAGTACCTCTGCTCGGGTGGCATGAACCTGCGTGAGGCGGCCCAGGAACTGCGCGCGGTGCTGCGCTACAACAACTCGATGTCCTACGCGGCCAACGTGCTGAGCTGGTCGGCCGCGTACCGCACCGGCGGCGCGCCGAGCCAGGTGGCCATCTCGCCGGAGATCATCCCGCCGGGCAGTGGTCCGCTGGTGGCGCCCAATGTGCTGGCGGCCTCGACCACCACGCCGTCGCCCACCACCACGCCCACGCCGACGACGCCGAAGGTCACCACGCCGACACAGGTGATGATCACGCTGCCCGGTCTGCCGCCGATCCCCTGCGGGATCTTCTGCCCGGCGCCGGTCGCGCCGCCGGAGACGTGCGTCAGCGAGCCGTTGCCCGCGCAGATGCCGGACCCGCTGGTGCCCGGGCAGCCGCAGGCCGGCAAACCCGCCGAGCAGACCTTCGGCGCCGCGGCACCGAAGGATCCGGCCGCGCCCGAGCAGCCGGTGGTCGAGCCCGCCGTGTGCACCCCGGAGGTCGTCGCCCCGGCCCCGGCGCCCGCACCCAACACGCCGGAGAAGACTCCGGAACCGGGTGTCGCGCCGGCCGAGGAACCGGCGCCCGCCGAGCCCGCGCCGGTGGCGCCCACCCAGCAGCCCGGCATCACGCTGCCGTTCGGCATCGTCATCCCGCTGCCGCCCGCCCCCGCACCGGCCCCGTAG
- a CDS encoding DUF1003 domain-containing protein, with the protein MSEKNPARQRLETPVGSRFRFDWDSDAFAQGSERVARFLGTGRYLAIQTVIVIVWILLNVFAVALRWDPYPFILLNLAFSTQAAYAAPLILLAQNRQDNRDKVSLEEDRTRAAQTKADTEFLARELASLRLAVGEVATRDYLRRELEEIKDVLDRIDAVTTPDGAPKPDKKRKAVRKKTSGQTPSSAPVSPGAPDG; encoded by the coding sequence ATGAGCGAGAAGAATCCGGCGCGGCAACGCTTGGAGACGCCGGTCGGGTCGCGCTTCCGCTTCGACTGGGATTCGGACGCTTTCGCGCAGGGCAGTGAGCGCGTGGCCCGGTTCCTCGGCACCGGGCGTTATCTCGCGATCCAGACGGTGATCGTCATCGTGTGGATCCTGCTCAATGTGTTCGCGGTGGCGCTGCGCTGGGACCCGTACCCGTTCATCCTGCTCAACCTGGCCTTCTCCACCCAGGCCGCCTACGCCGCGCCACTGATCCTGCTGGCGCAGAACCGCCAGGACAACAGGGACAAGGTCTCGCTGGAAGAGGACCGCACCCGGGCGGCGCAGACCAAGGCCGATACCGAGTTCCTCGCCCGCGAACTCGCCTCGCTGCGGCTGGCGGTGGGCGAGGTCGCCACCCGCGACTACCTGCGCCGCGAATTGGAGGAGATCAAGGACGTGCTCGACCGCATCGACGCTGTCACCACGCCCGACGGCGCGCCGAAGCCGGACAAAAAGCGAAAAGCTGTCCGCAAGAAAACCTCCGGTCAAACGCCCTCTTCCGCCCCGGTTTCGCCTGGTGCCCCAGATGGATGA
- a CDS encoding magnesium transporter MgtE N-terminal domain-containing protein, whose translation MATTRVYVARLAGLTVLGPDGESIGRVRDVVVAVRHGRQPPRVHGLVVELLTRRRIFVPMLRITAIEPGMVTLNTGTVSLRRFAQRPGERLAMAQILDSPVRVNDPDLPDLADIDVLVADLGIEQTRTRDWIVSRVAVRGHRRIGRRRSVHVVEWSQVDGLTPAEVDRPGQDVTTLLTQFEGLRAADVAHRLRELPEKRRIEVAIALDDERLADVVQELPDDDQVDLLGHLEVRRAADVLEAMDPDDAADLLGELPESEAESLLALMDPEESEPVRRLLAHSPDTAGGLMTPKPIVLGPATTVAEALARVRDPDLTPALASMAFVVRPPTATPTGRYLGCVHIQQLLREPPAHLVGGIVDSDLAPLTPDLPLSAVTRYFATYNLVCGPVVDAENHLLGAVTVDDVLDHLLPEDWREEEQPALHQVEASGSTA comes from the coding sequence ATGGCAACCACCAGGGTGTACGTCGCCCGGCTCGCCGGCCTGACGGTGCTGGGTCCGGACGGGGAGTCTATCGGCCGGGTCCGCGATGTGGTCGTCGCCGTCCGGCACGGACGCCAGCCGCCACGCGTGCACGGGCTCGTCGTCGAATTGCTCACCCGGCGGCGGATTTTCGTGCCGATGCTGCGGATCACCGCGATCGAACCCGGGATGGTCACCCTCAATACCGGGACCGTGAGCCTGCGCCGGTTCGCACAGCGCCCCGGTGAACGCCTCGCCATGGCGCAGATCCTGGACTCGCCGGTCCGTGTGAACGACCCCGACCTGCCGGATCTGGCCGACATCGACGTGCTCGTCGCCGATCTGGGCATCGAGCAGACCAGGACCAGGGACTGGATCGTGAGCCGGGTCGCGGTGCGCGGGCATCGGCGGATCGGGCGCAGGCGCTCGGTGCACGTCGTCGAGTGGTCGCAGGTCGACGGGCTCACCCCCGCCGAAGTGGACCGGCCCGGCCAGGACGTGACCACCCTGCTCACCCAGTTCGAGGGGCTGCGCGCGGCCGACGTGGCACACCGGTTGCGCGAGCTGCCGGAGAAACGCCGCATCGAGGTGGCGATCGCCCTCGACGACGAACGCCTCGCCGACGTGGTCCAGGAGCTGCCCGACGACGACCAGGTGGACCTGCTCGGCCATCTCGAGGTGCGCCGGGCCGCCGACGTCCTCGAGGCGATGGACCCCGACGACGCCGCCGACCTGCTGGGCGAGCTGCCCGAGAGCGAAGCCGAATCGCTGCTGGCGCTGATGGATCCCGAGGAATCCGAGCCGGTGCGCCGGCTGCTGGCCCACTCCCCCGACACCGCGGGCGGTCTGATGACGCCGAAACCGATCGTCCTCGGACCCGCCACGACCGTCGCCGAGGCGCTGGCCCGGGTCCGCGACCCCGACCTCACGCCCGCGCTGGCCTCGATGGCCTTCGTCGTGCGGCCGCCGACGGCCACGCCGACCGGCCGCTATCTGGGCTGCGTGCACATCCAGCAGTTGCTGCGTGAACCGCCCGCGCATCTGGTGGGCGGCATCGTCGACAGTGATCTGGCGCCGCTGACGCCCGACCTGCCGCTCTCGGCGGTGACCCGCTATTTCGCGACGTACAACCTGGTGTGCGGGCCGGTGGTCGACGCGGAGAACCACCTGCTCGGCGCGGTGACCGTCGACGACGTCCTCGATCATCTGCTGCCCGAGGATTGGCGCGAGGAAGAACAGCCCGCGCTGCACCAGGTCGAGGCGAGCGGGAGCACGGCATGA
- a CDS encoding HpcH/HpaI aldolase/citrate lyase family protein: MKPRRSVLAVPGSNPKMIAKAKTLPVDEVFLDLEDAVAPGAKAAARANIVAALNEPGWGSQLRVVRVNDWSTEWTFADVISVVEGAGSWLDAILLPKVTDAGQVRALDLLLTQVEKASGLEVGRIGIEPQIENALGLRNIDAIATASPRVQTLVFGPADFMASINMRTLVVGEQPEGYDVGDAYHHILMTILLAARAHGLQAIDGPYLQVRDVDGFRRAAARTAALGFDGKWVLHPGQVDAANEIFSPRQADYDRAELILETYAFHTSEAGGARGAVMLGDEMIDEASAKMAQVVADKGRAAGMTRTGV; this comes from the coding sequence ATGAAGCCACGTCGTTCGGTGCTCGCTGTGCCGGGTAGCAACCCGAAGATGATCGCGAAGGCGAAAACTCTGCCGGTCGACGAGGTGTTCCTCGATCTGGAGGACGCGGTCGCCCCCGGCGCCAAGGCGGCCGCGCGGGCCAATATCGTCGCCGCCCTGAACGAACCGGGCTGGGGTTCGCAGTTGCGGGTGGTGCGGGTCAACGACTGGTCGACCGAATGGACCTTCGCCGATGTGATCAGCGTGGTCGAGGGCGCGGGCAGCTGGCTCGACGCGATCCTGCTGCCCAAGGTCACCGACGCGGGTCAGGTGCGGGCGCTGGATCTGTTGCTCACCCAGGTGGAGAAGGCGAGCGGCCTCGAGGTCGGCCGGATCGGCATCGAACCGCAGATCGAGAACGCGCTGGGCCTGCGCAACATCGACGCCATCGCCACCGCGAGCCCGCGCGTGCAGACCCTGGTGTTCGGGCCGGCCGATTTCATGGCCAGCATCAATATGCGCACGCTGGTGGTGGGTGAGCAGCCGGAGGGCTACGACGTCGGCGACGCCTACCACCACATCCTGATGACGATCCTGCTCGCCGCCCGCGCGCACGGACTGCAGGCGATCGACGGCCCCTACCTGCAGGTTCGTGATGTCGATGGCTTCCGCCGGGCCGCCGCCCGGACGGCCGCGCTGGGTTTCGACGGCAAGTGGGTGCTGCATCCCGGCCAGGTGGACGCGGCCAACGAGATCTTCAGCCCACGTCAGGCCGACTACGACCGCGCCGAGTTGATCTTGGAGACCTACGCCTTCCACACCTCCGAGGCCGGTGGCGCGCGTGGCGCTGTCATGTTGGGAGATGAGATGATCGACGAAGCAAGCGCCAAGATGGCTCAGGTCGTAGCCGACAAGGGGCGTGCCGCGGGGATGACGAGAACCGGCGTGTGA
- a CDS encoding general stress protein: MTNPLDNSNRGRQALPTPPSGWPVGSYPTYAEAQRAVDYLADGQFPVQDVTIVGVDLMQVERVLYRLTWGKVIGGGVVSGAWLGLFLGLLLSLFTTTGGALGPLVVGLLGGIVFGVITTSIPYAATKGQRDFASTMQLVAGRYDVLCDPKSAEQARDMLARLAL, translated from the coding sequence ATGACGAATCCCTTGGACAACTCGAATCGCGGGCGGCAGGCGTTGCCGACGCCGCCGTCGGGCTGGCCGGTCGGCTCGTATCCGACTTACGCGGAGGCGCAGCGCGCGGTCGACTACCTGGCCGACGGGCAGTTCCCGGTGCAGGACGTGACCATCGTCGGTGTCGATCTGATGCAGGTGGAGCGGGTGCTCTACCGGCTCACCTGGGGCAAGGTCATCGGCGGCGGCGTGGTGTCGGGCGCCTGGCTCGGCCTGTTCCTCGGTCTGCTGCTGAGCCTGTTCACGACTACCGGCGGGGCGCTCGGACCGCTCGTCGTCGGTCTGCTCGGCGGCATCGTCTTCGGCGTCATCACCACCTCGATCCCGTACGCGGCCACCAAGGGCCAGCGCGACTTCGCCTCGACCATGCAGTTGGTCGCGGGGCGTTACGACGTGCTGTGCGATCCGAAGTCCGCCGAACAGGCCCGCGACATGCTGGCCCGATTGGCCCTGTAG
- a CDS encoding suppressor of fused domain protein, translated as MDVENTVRAAVLDHFGVERAQVDSASLTFLGLEPVEILRIPGDGAVHYATLGGSRHPMGDPTDLLADPVRGPRAELVLTLLMSADSQVGVAKSLGVLVASPAVEGVVLQADALLDLGEPLWRNAKFTAVVLGESDIDPIELPDPAEPVRYLSVTPVTATEAAWVRVRGAQALRDAWAEAGIDVRDPERGAVNL; from the coding sequence ATGGATGTGGAGAACACGGTCCGCGCCGCGGTGCTGGACCACTTCGGTGTCGAACGCGCACAGGTCGATTCGGCCTCGCTGACCTTCCTCGGGCTGGAACCCGTCGAGATCCTGCGGATCCCGGGCGACGGCGCGGTGCACTACGCGACGCTGGGCGGTTCGCGTCATCCGATGGGTGATCCGACCGATCTGCTGGCCGACCCGGTGCGCGGCCCGCGCGCGGAACTGGTCCTGACGCTGTTGATGAGTGCCGATTCGCAGGTCGGCGTGGCCAAGTCTCTCGGTGTGCTGGTCGCCTCACCCGCGGTGGAAGGTGTTGTGCTGCAGGCCGACGCGCTACTCGATCTCGGAGAACCGTTGTGGCGCAACGCGAAGTTCACCGCGGTCGTGCTGGGTGAGAGCGATATCGACCCGATCGAGCTGCCGGACCCGGCCGAGCCGGTGCGCTACCTCAGCGTCACCCCGGTGACCGCGACCGAGGCCGCGTGGGTGCGCGTGCGTGGCGCCCAGGCGCTGCGCGACGCCTGGGCCGAGGCCGGGATCGACGTGCGTGATCCCGAGCGTGGCGCGGTGAATCTCTAG
- a CDS encoding magnesium and cobalt transport protein CorA, with protein sequence MGPVPSFPPMPSFHGPNRTTKTPRPQVPVPTARAIVDCGVYVDGARQPGHFTPQQALTAAERTDAGFVWIGLHDPDERQMNDIAAVFDLHPLAVEDAVQGRQRPKLERYGDTLFLVLSTVCYVEHAIDSTSEIVETGDIMVFTGPRFAVTVRHGEHTHLSNVRHELEEQPEQLKYGPTAVLHAVADHIVDTYVDVTESVGTDIDEMEEAVFTPASRIGIGSIYQLKREVVELRRAVAPLAVPLERLVNNTDLPVPTEIRRYLRDVADHQATVSDHISYFDEALSGLVNAALAKISVQQNTDMRKISAYAAMAAVPTMIAGVYGMNFDHMWLLHQVWGYPAVLIVMAVLCAALFRSFRRNGWL encoded by the coding sequence ATCGGGCCGGTGCCCTCCTTTCCGCCGATGCCGTCGTTCCACGGGCCCAATCGCACGACGAAAACCCCGCGACCACAGGTCCCCGTGCCGACCGCCCGAGCCATCGTCGACTGTGGCGTCTACGTCGACGGCGCGCGGCAGCCGGGACATTTCACGCCACAGCAGGCGCTGACAGCGGCGGAGCGGACGGACGCGGGCTTCGTCTGGATCGGCCTGCACGACCCGGACGAGCGGCAGATGAACGACATCGCCGCGGTCTTCGACCTGCACCCGCTGGCGGTGGAGGACGCGGTGCAGGGCAGGCAACGCCCCAAGCTCGAGCGCTACGGCGACACACTGTTCCTGGTGCTGAGCACGGTCTGCTACGTCGAGCACGCCATCGATTCGACCAGCGAGATCGTGGAGACCGGCGACATCATGGTCTTCACCGGGCCGCGCTTCGCCGTCACGGTGCGCCACGGCGAACACACCCATTTGTCCAATGTGCGACACGAGCTCGAAGAGCAGCCCGAACAGCTGAAATACGGACCGACCGCGGTGTTGCACGCCGTCGCCGACCACATCGTGGACACCTATGTCGACGTCACCGAATCCGTCGGCACCGACATCGACGAGATGGAGGAGGCGGTGTTCACGCCCGCGTCGAGGATCGGCATCGGGTCGATCTACCAGCTCAAGCGCGAGGTGGTGGAACTGCGAAGAGCGGTGGCGCCGCTGGCGGTTCCGCTGGAGCGGCTGGTGAACAACACCGACTTACCGGTGCCGACCGAGATCCGGCGTTATCTGCGCGACGTGGCCGACCACCAGGCCACCGTCTCCGATCACATCAGCTATTTCGACGAGGCGCTCAGCGGGTTGGTCAATGCCGCGCTGGCCAAGATCAGCGTCCAGCAGAACACCGACATGCGCAAGATCTCGGCCTATGCCGCGATGGCGGCCGTGCCGACGATGATCGCGGGCGTCTACGGCATGAACTTCGACCACATGTGGCTGCTGCACCAGGTATGGGGCTATCCGGCGGTGCTGATCGTGATGGCGGTGCTGTGCGCCGCGCTGTTCCGCAGTTTCCGCCGCAACGGCTGGCTCTAG
- a CDS encoding PHP domain-containing protein has product MRIDLHTHSTASDGTDTPAELVRHAAAAGLDVVAITDHDTTGGWAEAEAARPAGLTLVRGMEMSCTGMGEDGYPVPVHLLAYLFDPADRGFAEERERLRGERVARVRAMAEKMAADGLPIDPVAVMASAGPAVGRPHLAQALVAAGVVESVNAAFVDLLAPHGPYYAEKADTPLTRAVQLIAAAGGVSVIAHARARTRGRLLALDDIRELAGLGLGGLEIDHPDHSDADRLVLTGLSRELGLVRTGSSDYHGTNKTIEIGACGTDPDQYEALIDKASGTPVIAP; this is encoded by the coding sequence GTGCGCATTGATCTGCATACCCATTCCACCGCCTCCGACGGCACCGACACCCCCGCCGAACTGGTGCGGCACGCCGCGGCGGCCGGTCTCGACGTCGTCGCGATCACCGACCACGACACCACCGGTGGCTGGGCGGAGGCCGAGGCGGCGCGGCCCGCCGGCCTCACCCTGGTGCGTGGCATGGAGATGTCGTGCACGGGCATGGGCGAGGACGGCTACCCGGTTCCGGTGCACCTGCTGGCGTATCTGTTCGACCCGGCCGACCGCGGTTTCGCCGAGGAACGCGAGCGGTTGCGTGGTGAGCGGGTGGCCAGGGTGCGGGCGATGGCCGAGAAGATGGCGGCCGACGGACTGCCGATCGATCCCGTGGCGGTGATGGCGAGCGCGGGTCCGGCGGTGGGCAGGCCGCATCTGGCGCAGGCACTGGTCGCGGCGGGGGTCGTCGAAAGCGTGAATGCCGCCTTCGTCGATCTGCTCGCTCCGCACGGGCCGTACTACGCCGAGAAGGCCGACACCCCGTTGACCAGGGCCGTGCAGTTGATCGCCGCGGCGGGCGGGGTCAGCGTGATCGCCCATGCCCGCGCGCGCACGCGCGGCAGGCTGCTGGCGCTCGACGACATCAGGGAGTTGGCCGGGCTCGGCCTCGGTGGGCTCGAGATCGACCACCCGGACCACAGCGACGCCGATCGCCTTGTGCTCACCGGGCTTTCGCGGGAATTGGGGCTGGTACGCACCGGTTCCTCGGACTATCACGGCACCAACAAGACCATCGAGATCGGCGCGTGCGGCACCGATCCCGACCAGTACGAAGCGCTGATCGACAAGGCGAGCGGGACGCCGGTGATCGCCCCGTGA